From the genome of Tenrec ecaudatus isolate mTenEca1 chromosome 1, mTenEca1.hap1, whole genome shotgun sequence:
GCGTGCCATCGATGTGCAGATCCTGCAGCAGCTGGTGACCCTGAATGAGGGTATCGAGGCAGTGCGCTGGCTCTTAGAGGAGCGCGGGACGTTGACCAGCCACTGTAGCAGCCTCACCAGCAGCCAATATAGCCTGACAGGCGGGAGCCCAGGCCGTTCCAGACGGGGCAGCTGGGACAGCCTGCCGGACACTGGCTCCACTGACCGCCTGGACAGTGTTTCTATCGGCAGCTTCCTGGACACGGTGGCCCCCAGCGAGCTGGATGAACAGGCCCCCCTGGAGCCTCCCCCGCCGGAGATGAACTGGGCAAGGGCTATACCCAGTGGGGAGAGGGCACGAACTGAGATGGACCTGACAGCTACCAGGCTGGGAGGATTGAAGGCTGGGTGGAAGTCCCCAGGGGAGGGGCTGCCTGAGCCACCAGAAGACGGGAGTGTCAAGCTGGGCTTTGAGACCCACTGGTACTGGGGCCAGTGCCAGGATGACGTGACCTTTTTGTAAACATCTCCTGTGATTTCTCTTATCTCTGAGCTCTGCTCTCCCCTAAAACTCTCTCTGAGTCGGAGGCTAGGAAGAGGTTGCCTTGATGTGTGTACTCTGTGGTTACCATGGAAACCTGGCCTCACCATCTCCTCGGTCCCTGAGGAGCCTCTGGCCTTCACCCCTCAGTTATGAGTCCTTACCACTATTTCCTTAGAGACATTGACCTGAAAGGCCGGGCCTCCAGTGTCTGGTGTGGTCCTAGCCCCACTTGTACCCCTGCCACTCTGGTAAGGATTTGAGGAATTTAGGATTGCTAGGGGGTCCCTGGGGAAGAGGCAGGTGTAGTTAGCTTACCCCAGGTCTAGACCATTGGTCCCACTCCCGGCTAAGGGGGGCGGGACTGAAGAAAGACAGAGACACTCAGGACTAACCCTCCATGGAGTAGCCCTCCCAGAAGCCTTTTGAGTGACTTAACCACCCTTTCTGTCTGTGAAGTGATGTCATTTCCTGCCAAGAGGAATGACCACTTCCTCTGGAGCAGTCCTGGGTCGGTGACAGATAAGTAAAGCCGTGTCTGGAGCCCCTGCTGCTGCTGCGTGACATCAGACCATTACTTTTGGTGACTGGGAACACCTGACCCCTTGAGGCAGGAAGTTTTCTCACTTTCTGTCAGCTGTTTGTTCTTGTTTTCGGAAAGGTTACTTCTTGATCAGAATGTTCTCGGTTCATCTACAGGCTCTCTCCTTTTACTGGGCCTCATCCTTGTTTATCGTgctttgagggagggaggtgtgtgtgtttggggggtgggggccgggGCTCTACCTTCTCTTCTCAATCAAATCCTGTGGCCTGGCCCTGCCACACTGTCTTCCCCAGGCCCTGGGTTGCCCCGTCCGTccttgtcttctgcctccaaatcTGTTTACCAGGACGTGCAGCCTTCTCAGCGTTCTCTTAAGCCTTCTGGCCTTTTGCTGAAGGTCTCAGGTCTGGGAGTTCATCAGAATTTCAGATGAGACGGCATTGTTCTCCGATCCTGTGATTCTCCTTCCCCCATCCAGCTCCAAGCCTTCCACTGTGTGGGCACATGGATGCCTACTGCAGGCTGGGACACAAGGAATCCCCTTGTCTGGGTAACAATGGGGTgtggcatggaaaaacagaagttCTTTGGTCCCTGTGCCCACAGGAGCtcgtggggaggaagggagagaacgGCTTCTTTCCTCCTTTAGAGGAAGCCCTAGACTCCTGGGACCTGGTGAAGGGAGCAGGGGCCTGGCTCTGGGCGTGGGTCCCAGGGCCCTAGTGAATTACACCAAGGAAGGAATTCAGGGACACTGCCAAACTGGGGCCCAGAGAAGGGACCTGCCTAGAGAAGCTGGGTGAGGGACTAGGGCTAAGGCTGAAGGCTTGAAAATTGACCCTTTGAGTCCCAGATAATTGCCCCATTTGGCAGTtcttgtcccccccacccccccaggcccTGAAACTAAATTCCTGGCCAAAAACTATTAAttggcaaaaaacaaataaacaaaccaaaacctaAACAAAAGGCtataaaggaaaggaaaggatGTCAGGTGGTCAGGCGGAAAAGGATGTCAGTGTCCATCTCTGGGGCTCTGAATGGGAGGAGTCTTCTCCAAATCCTGCCAGgaacaggggtctgggattgcctTTCACTGTTTCAGCTGATTCCAGAAACTAAGCTTATTCTACAAGCCTGAGACAGAAGGCAGGAGTGGGGCTTGCTACCTCCAAACTGCTCTGAGAATCCAGGGAAACTTATAGACACCAAACTAGGTGACAAAAGCAGGTTGCACGATGATCCCAGGAAACAATTCTCCGAATGTGTAttccacacacaccccgcccccaaaGGTTATGTTTATCAGGATTTTAACTGGCCAGACCACCATCCCCTGCTCCACTGCCTACCTAGAaaggggggcggggtgtgtgtgcacCTCATGCCTGGTTACCTGTCCCAGTGGCCTGTTTACAGCATCCTAGTCAGAAGGCAGCCCTTCTATTTCAGCTTCAAAGGAGTTTGCCCTGCAAGGGAGGGGGCTGGTGCATGCTGCTACACAAAGTCCATGTTGGATTTCGAGCAAACTAAATCTTTAATTTTGTTCTATTTCTAGTGTTTTGATTAACTGCATGCTTTtttacaccccaccccccgccccacaaaATCCCCACTttgcagtctgtgtgctgaggaaAAGAAGGAAGTCCAGGTGATTGCCCCTACCTCCCCTAAACCCCAAAGTTTTGTTTTAACAAGTTCCACGCCAGACTTTCTGGGGCAGTCCTGTCCGTCTTTGCCTTCCCCTAAAGACACGGTTTTCACTCCTCTCTGCTGAAAAGGAGGGAATTCTCCAAAGTATTGTATTCTCCGTCTCTCCTTTCCTTACCTCCCGCCGTGCCGGGAATTTGATACCCCGTTCTAATCTCTGCTGTGGTGCCCTCCCAAGTCCTCTCCCACGAGGAAGCCTCAGTTTTCCTTTTAGAAGCTGTTTGGTTGGTGAAGTTGCCAAACCTGAGTCTAAAGTGAAGGAGATGCCCGCCATCTCGTGGCCATGCTGTGCCATTGCCGGGGTGTTGTTTGCCGTGGGGTTGTCGGGGACTCGCAGGGATCCTAGGCTGTCaccgttatgggagcagatggcctggcTTTTTCTCTCAAGAAGCTGCTGGAGGGTGCGACTCTCTGACCCTTAACGTGTGGACTCCCCAGCTCCAGGGGAGAGGGCTGAGTGGATCCTCCAAGCTCCAGACCAGTGTGCTCTTCAGCGCCCGACAGGGCAGGGACTTGCCCAAGGTATAAAGCAGTATCAGTGCCCGGGTGAAGGAACCCACATCTCGTGCCTTGCCTGCCCACGGCTCCAGATTGCCCACCAACATACAGGGACTAAAACCAGTACTCTCACGGTCAGGTTCTCATGCCACCCTGAGAGGTAGCCCAGTCTTTGGGCGCTGAGAAAAGAAAGCCTGGGTCCAGGCAGGGGTGTAGACAGGTCAAACATGATCCGTGAAAGGGACAGGTGAGCTAGTCGACCCGGACCTGGTGGGGGCAGAGCTCCTCAATTCAGTCCCACGGAGACCTTGATGGGACTGGAGGCAGGGAGCTTTGAGACTTAGAAATCCAGATGGGGCCACCAAGGCTGGAGAGGTGGGGTGACTGGGACTGCCTGGTTACTCCTGGTAGGTCTGGGTGTCCTCCCCTAATCCCTTAGACTTCATTTAAGCATCAGagccaggtgtcctcaaactatggcccatgggccacatgtggctccccccacccccaccccaggacattgatccggcccaccgggtgtttttgccctgtttgtttttttgcttcaaaataagatatgtgcagtgtgcataggaatttgttcatagtttttttttaaactatagtccagccttccaacaggtctgagggacagtgaactggccccctgttttaaaagtttgaggacccctgtatcATACAAACCCAGTGGATACACATCCTTCGTCTTCCCTCCCTGCTACTGGAATGGCTGGCTAGGGCTCAGTTCTCCTGTTGCTTTAGCCTTTCTTACATCAGCGCAGttggggagctcaaggagaaagaaagtaggaaaagagagagagcagagagacagagaaggagATGAAAAAGGGATGTTGAAAACTGTGTCCCGGGGGAGCACTTTGCCAGGGCGTGGAGTGGAAGCAGAGATAAGAGTGCTCATGGTAGCTGTAGAGGTCTGGCCAGGCTGGGCGCATCAAGGAGACAAGCCCACGTGAGTAGGCAGGTGCAAGATCTTCCTTGGTTTACAGTCCTTTGCCTTGCCTTCAACAACAACGGTGTACGTAGCATCTTCTTATTTTAATTGTGAAAATAtctaacaaaacatttgccaattCAGTAATTCTCTCCCTTTTGACTGCTGCTGTTATTTTCCCATCCAACTGTACTGTTTCTCTTTTATGACGGACTATATTGGACCCACTGGAATAATTCCCCCCACCCCGCTTCCAGCCATCTTGAGATCCTTAATTCATAATCCTTTTTGCCATGTAAGGTCACATATAACGTGGATTGCTCTGGGGATGGGAAGCATGTTGCAGCCTATCACAGGCAGGGATGAAAGTTGGGCCGGAGGATGTCCCCCAGCCCAGAGTGAGAGCAACGGTGCCAAGAGGGAGGTCTCCTGTCCAACAACCTCAAGGGCTTCATATGCCGACGCTGCGAGGGAGAGCAGACGGCAGAAATTCTTAATTATTCCTAGTGGGCCCTTCAGGTCTAGGCCCTTCCTGTGTCAATTCCAACAGGCTTTGTCTTCACCACCGCCTCCTCTCTGGACCGTTCTGTGCTCTGGCTCCCGCACTCAGCAAACTAACGTGGACACATTGGAAAGGGTAGATtagttgtcttttaaaaaaaccctTGTAAAAAAAttcttgtttaaaaatttttagttAAATCATCTTCCTCAAACTCTTGACAGTTGATACTGGAGCTTTCTGATTTTCTTCTTATTACTTTTTAATTGCCACTCAACATTTATTTGATTCCCAATTTACATAGTCAGGTTGGTAGGATTTCAATGCATGCATCATCCACAGGAATAAAAAAAAACAGCACATAGAGCTTATCTCCAAGGTATACATTGTGGTGCATTTTACCTTTTCGTTCTAGAAAAGGGTGCTGAGCTGCTTGTGCTCtggttttgtctttcttcttttgctctttgaTTCCTGTTCTTGTTCCTTCCCCATGCGTAGATAGTctgtatgtatgcatatgtatgcatatgtagtctgtatgtatatgtatcttTGAAAGAGCATTTAATATTGATATACTTACGTGTTTTAATATAGAAATGATATACTTTTACAGTAATCTAATTTCTGTAGAGAGCTGCCCCATATTTCAGTGATTTAGCACATTAAAGGTTTATTTTCACTTATTCAGCAATCCAGTATGTTTGCTCCTGGTTGACCTGCTCTCTTCTACCCCCCCTTCGGGCCTCaacctcctcctcccactattcAGTGgtgacagtcttttttttttttacttgaaaaGCTGTTTTTAATTGAAGAATTTGAAGCAAGAGCTTCATATTATAATAAAAATACTaaagttggatgttgtcaaaaccGCCAGGGAGCAACATGGGCGGCCAACTGGGGCATGGAGGGTTGGGCCCCCTTCAGAAGGGTCAGCCTGGGTGGGCACTATGCCCATCAGAAACAGAAGCCTCTGTGAAAGACAAGGGCTACGTGGGGgtcttgggtgggtgggtggggaattggggtggggttgggggtggtgacAGTAGGACATAACGGGAGGTTGGGGGCCGGAAGTCATTCCTGACTCTCAGATTTTGGCCTGGCCTCAGAAGTCCAGGAGGCTTGGCAGCCCAGGGGCCTTGGCCGAAGTGCGGTACAGCGACAAGCCAGGCCTGGTACCTGTTCCCGGAGATCTCCCTGTTCCCGGAGATCTCCCTGTTCCCTGAGGTCTCCCTGTTGGGGATAGAGCACAACCTGAATGAAGTAAATTAAGAAAACTTGCATGGCCACAGCTTCTGGACCAGCTCAGAGAGCACCCCACGCAGCGCCGGGTTGGCGGGGCAGAGTGGGCAGACCCCACCTGGCCAGCAGCGACAGTCTTATTCTTGCACCCTCATGTTCTGGGTCAGCCTTCCATCGAGTTGTttttccctcattgatgaccccTTTGAGTTGATTATTTCATTAGGGATCAAAAATTGGTGATTAACTCATGTTACCATTCCTTATTTAATAATGCAATTCTACGCAGAAAGTTCTATTTATATTGTGTTGACCACTTAGCTCTCCTGAAATAAAGTTCATACCAGATGGCAAGGTTAATGCTTAATTCCCTTTCCTTACGAATGGCTTCCAGAGTAGTGTGTCGGTGTGCTGGCAACAGCTAAGCGGTCTTCGAAAGTTTGCTTCTGTTTCTCCCTCTGGTTGTAAACTTTAGTTTTGAACTTTCAGTTTTTATTTATTCAGTTCCCTTTAATCACTTGCAGTGATATGTGGGCTCTGTTATATAAGACTTTAATCATATGCAGAAGTAGAGAAAATAATGTAATGAATTTCCATGCACCTATCACCCAGTGTCAATACTCAGCAATTGATAACTAATCTCGGGTTATTTATTTCCTTATTCAACAGTCCAGCACTACTCTCTCCCTCACCTGAGGTTATTTTGCAGCAAAACCAGATAGCATCTCAATTTAGCTGTATACGTTTCAGTATTCATCAATAAGGGATATGAGTATGCATTGCCATTATTACACCTAAAAAAACCACATCACTATAATCAAATAGAGTTGGTGTTTAAGTGTTCCCAATTTTCTGATAACCTATAAAAGTTTAAAAGTTGTGAGAATCAGAATCAAAATAAGAGGCAGGCACTGCAATGATTGATAAAGATCTTTGAGGTCATTCTcgctgactctataggttccaCCCCATCCTTTCCcctggtgttttgttgttgttgttggggaatAATGTATTATTTGTCCTATAGAATTCCCTACAATCTAAATTTTGATTGTTGTATCCTCATGATGGCATTTCatatgtttctgttttctttgattTTGGGCAGCTAAATTTAGAAGCTtcattacatttaggtcttattTGTTTGGGCAAGAATCTGTCAGATGTGACCCAGTGAACTTCCATGAGGAGGCATTTCCATAATTAgttgtctctttttttaaaatgtgagcaACCACAGATTCTTTGTGTTagcccgggttgactagagaaacaaattcatagacactcctatgtgtgtaagaaagagctttatatacaagagcaattaaatattgagaaaacattccagcccagtccagatcaagtccatacatttgatattagcccaaatgtccgataccagtctataatttcctcttcagactcacagaacacatgcaatgatgctgagggcaggaagatcacagccagtgagtggaaagtcttgtaggtcCAGTGGctgtgaaagcatcttagtgctggcatgggtctccacatggctcctccagctccaaggctccggctgccatcagcatagctccatctagcttggcaacaggaatgtcttgcagggcatgtctgtgtcctgcctccagcaagctatttatctccttagtgcttccaaatgaagtcatcgagctgtgacctgatttccAGGCTAGACTCCATTTGCAAatcgacaggagattatgtaactgacacATTCGTTATTGTTTTTAATGCTGAAACGCAGAGCTCTTTCCCACTGGATTCTGCAtccttttgttgtttgttttgtttttgtcgttGGCTTGTGACTTTGAAGAAGCCCCATCTGTTACTGAGTGGGATGGCCCCATAGGCTTCCTTGgctctaatctttatggaagcacatgaTCAGGTCTATGTCTTCTGCAGAGGTGACCACCTTTTGGTTTCCAGCTACAGTGCAGTGATTTCCTTGACAGGGTTCTTCTAGCCCTAACTGGGTAGGTATGTGCAAATGTGAGGTGCTTATGGCCCACCAAGAAGATTAGACTCCTagttaataatataaataaaggATATTACCCTTGTGAACTGGGACCATGGGTGGTACCCCATTGCGcggattggtcaattttgccatcccACTAAGTTTCAAAGGAACCACCTcaaaaggggaaagggggaatggaaTCTCAGTtccatcaaaaacaaacaaaacaaaaaagccaggAATAGCACCCAGCATTTGGACATTGGGATCCTTCCATGAACCTCCTTGATCTAGGCAACAGAGACCGCAGGGAAGTGTCAGAGAAGCAGAGAAGAGACAGTAGCAGAACCACGAGCAAGATATAGAGCAGTGGATTTCCTGGTCTGTACACAGGGTGCAGTGGCAAAgcagagtgcctttgggcaggaggcatGCTGGTGCAGTGAGTTGTCTCCAGGAGTGCAGAGGGAGAGGGATGGTGGGACTAAGTTTGCCCACCCACAGAACTATAGaacctttgggccaaggcttgctTGTCTGCAAATTAGGCACTTAATCAGCAGAGCTGCCTTTGCCCCAGCAGGGCAGAACACAAGGGGCCATACATCTGAGAGCTAACGGAGTTTTCTAGCATTTTCCCAAATtaggcagaggtcaaggagctgggaCTGAGAGGCCAAAGGGCTGAGGTCCAAGAGGCCAAGGGAACATAGCTGAAAAGAGCTTGTCCagcaagaactgtatcctgagcatttctgatcctgaattgtaatcaGTTAACGTCCCTAGCAAACCTTGCAATTTTAAGTATTGTCTGTGAAGtctatgtggccactgcagtGATCACCACCCCCAGCAGAGAAGTCAAGCATGTAGAGAGTGCCGTGGGAGAACAGTTGGCATTAGATgggttagggtggggggctgGACGCATATCTGACCTTTGCCTCATAGTAATCTCTTTAGGCCGACATTGATTTTGATTCTCTCTGTTCCTTGTGAAGTTAGAGGAGTCTGGTGCTGCTACCGCACCAGCTTTGCCCCCACACCATTCTTATACCAGCTGAGTGCAAACTATTTAGATCACGCAGGGGCCTTGATTtccatatcctttttttttttagttgattgacagataattcacatatcatacaatccattATAGTAAGAAGTTGTAAATCCTCACAATCACGTTCAGAACATTTGCTgcattcttgtcctcattgttatcCCCAACCTCCCTGCTATACCTCCAAGAAACCAATTACCCAGTTGCTGTCGCTCTACATTTACCTGTCCTACatttcatctacagaaaaacataccagaAAGCCCctaaaaacaaaaaagctaacaacaagaacaaagtaAAATAGTGAAGTGCCCCGTTTCAGCGCGGGGCCATGGCGCAGGGACAACACAAATTCCAGGTGCAGAAGTCGCCAAGAGCAGGTCAGCGGTGTGGGCCGCAGCCTAGGAGCGTATCTGGGGgaccccgtccccccccccccgaagggcGCTGAATCATCGCCCCCCAGAAGGCAGTGGT
Proteins encoded in this window:
- the LURAP1 gene encoding leucine rich adaptor protein 1: MEGTAGSQTPDLRDVESKVGRKTPEGLLRGLRGEREPGTGGAQRLPGTSSSGHDLGDKLVTLRTELAYLRAIDVQILQQLVTLNEGIEAVRWLLEERGTLTSHCSSLTSSQYSLTGGSPGRSRRGSWDSLPDTGSTDRLDSVSIGSFLDTVAPSELDEQAPLEPPPPEMNWARAIPSGERARTEMDLTATRLGGLKAGWKSPGEGLPEPPEDGSVKLGFETHWYWGQCQDDVTFL